One part of the Parabacteroides distasonis ATCC 8503 genome encodes these proteins:
- a CDS encoding TonB-dependent receptor, with product MKTIYNVKALCVVALLGSAAAASAQEDVTKEKNLNREMTLEREYDPSVQDASKVNTLPVVKEPEVRKIPIDYSNYTIAADPQKEISLLPSGNIMTQMDYNKRRGYFNFGMGTRMNINGDLGYHILSTEKDQLNLWYSHRSTNGKPKDYDVKAKINDNLGGINYKHAFEKTIFSIGAKYGYSAFNYYGAALSDTTSSYAPSEDLLQRDRETNQVNQTIAATIGFESKEEAEVGYLLDLGYTNFSHKYGLSRVMDGPTEHTLEAKFDLNAGFNGNMRVGLGGLVEYFNYSLPEVGGYEYEFKNHVEAMLSPYYKVEGDNWNLKLGANVMLATGDETKFMASPNVAADVEVADKTELYVNAGGKMYSNSMYEMSRVNRYLYPMAELLPSRNWLDAVLGIRSGVAPGFWFDVFAGYKITSDDVLFTQSDVWSANYFGSFSVAEPGIDTKQLFVGANLKYSYQQWFDIALKGVYNNWKAETDEGELPHAWGKPEMELNANLTIRPIEKLSIALDYYLATGRYANVRTWGVNGNTGMTYDKMNEFKMDNINELNLTGTYTFNDTFGVYAKLTNILCQKYELYYGYPMQSFNAMLGVNINF from the coding sequence ATGAAGACTATATATAATGTAAAGGCGTTGTGTGTGGTAGCTTTGCTGGGTTCGGCTGCTGCTGCGAGTGCGCAAGAGGATGTTACGAAAGAAAAGAACCTGAACCGAGAGATGACGCTTGAACGGGAGTATGATCCTTCCGTGCAGGACGCTAGCAAGGTAAATACGCTTCCCGTGGTGAAAGAGCCGGAGGTTCGTAAGATCCCGATCGATTACTCGAATTATACGATCGCCGCCGATCCGCAGAAAGAGATTAGTTTGTTGCCTTCCGGAAATATCATGACGCAGATGGATTACAACAAGCGTCGGGGATATTTTAACTTTGGTATGGGTACGCGCATGAATATCAACGGAGACTTGGGCTATCATATCCTGAGTACTGAGAAGGATCAGCTGAATCTATGGTATTCGCATCGCTCCACGAACGGAAAGCCAAAGGATTATGATGTCAAGGCGAAAATCAATGACAACTTGGGAGGCATCAACTACAAGCACGCTTTCGAGAAGACGATATTCAGTATCGGAGCGAAGTACGGCTACTCCGCATTCAATTATTATGGGGCGGCATTGTCTGATACTACATCCAGTTATGCCCCTTCGGAGGATTTGTTACAGAGAGATCGCGAAACCAACCAAGTGAACCAGACGATCGCTGCTACGATAGGTTTCGAGTCGAAGGAGGAGGCTGAGGTTGGCTATTTGTTGGACTTAGGTTATACTAATTTCTCGCATAAATATGGATTAAGTAGGGTGATGGACGGCCCTACGGAGCATACTCTAGAGGCAAAGTTTGATCTGAACGCTGGTTTCAATGGGAATATGCGAGTAGGCTTGGGCGGTTTGGTCGAATATTTCAATTACAGTTTGCCGGAGGTAGGAGGTTATGAATATGAGTTCAAGAACCATGTCGAGGCGATGTTGTCGCCTTATTATAAGGTAGAGGGTGATAATTGGAATTTAAAGCTGGGTGCGAACGTGATGCTGGCTACGGGCGACGAGACAAAATTCATGGCCTCTCCGAATGTAGCCGCCGATGTGGAGGTGGCCGACAAGACGGAGCTATACGTGAACGCTGGCGGCAAGATGTACTCCAACAGCATGTACGAGATGTCGCGTGTGAACCGCTACCTCTACCCGATGGCAGAACTATTGCCCTCGCGCAATTGGCTGGACGCTGTCTTGGGTATCCGGAGCGGCGTGGCACCGGGCTTTTGGTTTGATGTGTTCGCCGGATATAAGATAACGAGCGATGATGTGCTGTTTACTCAGTCTGATGTTTGGTCAGCGAATTATTTCGGCAGTTTCAGTGTTGCGGAGCCGGGTATCGACACGAAGCAACTTTTCGTGGGAGCCAACTTGAAGTATAGTTATCAACAATGGTTCGATATTGCTTTGAAAGGTGTATATAATAATTGGAAAGCGGAAACGGATGAAGGCGAGTTGCCTCATGCGTGGGGGAAGCCGGAAATGGAACTGAATGCGAACCTGACCATCCGCCCGATTGAGAAATTATCTATCGCTTTGGATTATTATTTGGCTACCGGACGTTATGCGAATGTACGGACTTGGGGTGTCAATGGGAACACTGGTATGACGTACGATAAAATGAATGAGTTTAAGATGGATAACATCAACGAGCTAAACCTAACAGGTACCTATACCTTCAACGATACCTTTGGTGTTTATGCCAAGTTGACCAATATTCTTTGCCAGAAGTACGAACTGTATTACGGTTATCCGATGCAGAGTTTTAATGCGATGTTGGGCGTGAATATCAATTTCTGA
- a CDS encoding sensor histidine kinase encodes MGDINIKQLESLRWRMRVIETLTVIGTAWIALAVYQKKEELVYYLVGAVVLLFLLKYYTQFRLRKRQFVSNLVEQRTMELRFQRDAMQAESEKLSRALSALADAQDELVRKERLASIGQLTKGLVDRILNPLNYINNFAHLSAALAKDIKQNIDEDEETGKHDNYNDTQELLVLLTGNLDKIAKHGDNTVRIVKAMEELLKDHSANRTCVDINDLCKVNLDILRKNYAKEIEKNQVDLSFSGLSVPLTIEVNIDQMGKALSQILDNSIYAVLKKAGEPGYQPSVSLVLRIQADKLQVVIRDNGVGIEETIKTKVFSPFFTTKPTAEAAGTGLYLSREVVLNHKGTIAIESEKDKYTEVTITLPIYS; translated from the coding sequence ATGGGCGACATAAATATCAAACAACTGGAAAGCCTTCGCTGGAGGATGCGGGTGATCGAGACGCTGACCGTGATCGGGACGGCGTGGATCGCCTTGGCGGTTTACCAGAAGAAGGAAGAACTGGTTTATTATTTGGTGGGAGCCGTAGTCCTTCTATTCCTGTTAAAGTATTATACGCAATTCCGTCTGCGAAAAAGACAGTTCGTCTCTAATCTCGTTGAACAGCGGACGATGGAATTGCGTTTCCAGCGGGATGCGATGCAAGCGGAGTCGGAGAAACTATCCCGTGCCCTTTCTGCCTTGGCGGACGCTCAAGACGAGTTGGTTCGTAAGGAACGTCTGGCATCGATCGGCCAATTAACGAAAGGTCTGGTGGATCGTATCTTGAATCCCTTGAATTATATCAATAACTTCGCTCATTTGTCTGCTGCATTAGCGAAAGATATCAAGCAGAATATCGATGAGGACGAAGAGACCGGTAAACACGATAATTATAATGATACGCAAGAACTGCTGGTTCTTTTGACCGGCAATCTGGATAAGATCGCCAAGCATGGTGATAACACGGTGCGAATCGTAAAAGCGATGGAAGAATTGCTGAAAGATCATTCGGCGAATCGAACCTGCGTGGATATTAATGATTTATGTAAGGTCAATCTGGATATCTTGCGAAAGAATTATGCGAAGGAGATCGAGAAGAATCAAGTAGATCTATCATTCTCCGGGCTTTCCGTACCGTTGACAATCGAGGTGAATATCGATCAGATGGGAAAAGCCTTGTCGCAGATATTGGATAATAGTATATATGCGGTCTTGAAAAAGGCCGGAGAGCCGGGATATCAGCCTTCTGTCTCGTTGGTATTGCGTATTCAAGCGGATAAGTTGCAAGTGGTTATCCGTGATAATGGCGTCGGTATAGAAGAAACGATAAAGACGAAAGTCTTTTCTCCGTTCTTTACCACCAAACCGACCGCGGAAGCGGCAGGAACAGGTCTTTACTTGAGTCGGGAGGTCGTGTTGAACCATAAGGGTACGATCGCTATCGAGTCGGAGAAAGATAAATATACGGAAGTTACGATTACGTTGCCTATTTATAGTTAG
- a CDS encoding sensor histidine kinase, which produces MIQDLHTEIDRLKRRIKLCERVTLGSLVGICVSVKFGHQEWIGLLFLILFCQISKLVFKRKLKQKEYLVKEVEERTQEIRSEKDAIQEESEKLAAALKALGEAQDELVRKERMATVGQLTQGLVDRILNPLNYINNFANLTSGLAKDLRENLDSQKEHLKPDVYDDSVDLLNMMTSNLEKISEHGFNTVRIVKAMEELLKDRRGNLTLTNINGLCRIALDKLKKTYEQDIQEKNIRIVFDNLTLSLMMEVNVEQFSKVLAGILKNSMYALLKKSETVTFSPEIFLGLKVNKDMLEITIRDNGSGIDENIKDKIFAPFFTTKTTGEAAGVGLYLCREIVQNHRGTIEVESKKGEYTQFLITIPVYQPKTITPPKEEE; this is translated from the coding sequence ATGATACAGGATTTACATACCGAGATCGATCGGTTAAAAAGGCGGATTAAACTTTGCGAGCGGGTTACGCTGGGTAGCTTGGTCGGTATTTGTGTATCTGTGAAGTTCGGTCATCAAGAATGGATCGGATTGCTTTTCTTGATTCTGTTTTGCCAGATCTCTAAGTTGGTTTTCAAGCGGAAACTCAAACAAAAAGAGTATTTGGTAAAAGAGGTAGAGGAGCGTACGCAGGAGATCCGTTCGGAGAAAGACGCGATCCAAGAGGAATCCGAGAAATTGGCGGCCGCTTTGAAAGCCTTGGGTGAGGCGCAGGACGAGCTGGTCCGTAAGGAACGGATGGCTACCGTAGGACAATTGACTCAAGGTTTGGTGGACCGCATTTTGAACCCTCTGAATTATATCAATAACTTTGCGAATTTGACATCGGGGCTGGCCAAGGATCTCCGGGAAAATCTGGATAGTCAGAAAGAGCATCTGAAACCGGATGTGTATGATGACTCGGTAGATTTGCTGAATATGATGACCAGTAATTTGGAGAAGATCTCCGAGCATGGTTTCAATACGGTCCGTATCGTTAAGGCGATGGAGGAATTGCTGAAAGACCGAAGAGGTAATCTTACGCTTACCAACATAAACGGATTATGCCGGATTGCCTTGGATAAATTGAAGAAAACGTATGAGCAGGATATTCAAGAGAAGAATATCCGGATTGTTTTCGATAATTTGACGCTGTCTTTGATGATGGAGGTAAACGTGGAGCAGTTCAGTAAGGTTCTGGCCGGGATATTGAAAAATTCCATGTATGCCCTGTTGAAGAAATCGGAGACTGTGACTTTTAGTCCGGAGATATTCCTTGGATTGAAAGTCAATAAGGATATGCTGGAAATAACGATCCGGGATAATGGGTCCGGTATCGACGAGAATATAAAAGATAAGATATTCGCTCCTTTCTTCACGACAAAGACAACGGGGGAAGCGGCCGGCGTAGGGCTTTACCTATGTCGTGAGATCGTGCAAAACCATCGGGGAACCATCGAGGTGGAGAGTAAGAAAGGAGAATATACCCAGTTTCTAATTACGATCCCTGTATATCAACCGAAAACAATTACACCGCCTAAAGAGGAGGAATAG
- a CDS encoding sensor histidine kinase, with translation MEDQSKEIERLRLQVKNLEKLSSLGMLSAGIAHEIQNPLNFVINFSKLSSKLVDDLEDILEEEKDVLPPESWEKLTALHEEFSEIVNDLHGNLKKIEEHGNRATSIIRGILLYSRGKDDEYIPTDIKNLVKEYVWLAYHSMRANYKGFNIAIREHYEEGLPMLKVIPQDLSRAVLNVMNNACYAVYSKSKLSPIGYEPVISVDLRKEGDSLRLSIEDNGIGMPENIREQIFSAFFTTKPVGEGTGLGLSITRSIIEEKHDGKIEVESKEGEFTRFIFLIPLTK, from the coding sequence ATGGAAGACCAGAGTAAGGAAATAGAACGGCTACGTTTGCAAGTGAAGAACTTAGAGAAATTATCTTCTTTAGGTATGTTGAGTGCCGGGATCGCGCATGAGATCCAGAATCCGCTCAACTTTGTCATCAATTTCAGTAAGCTGTCCTCTAAGTTAGTGGATGACTTGGAAGATATATTAGAAGAAGAGAAAGATGTCTTGCCTCCGGAATCTTGGGAGAAGCTGACCGCCTTGCATGAGGAGTTTAGCGAGATCGTTAACGATTTGCATGGTAACTTGAAGAAGATCGAGGAACATGGAAACCGGGCGACAAGTATCATCCGGGGTATCTTGCTTTATTCCAGAGGGAAGGATGACGAGTACATCCCTACGGATATCAAGAATCTGGTGAAGGAATATGTTTGGCTGGCTTATCATTCGATGCGAGCGAACTATAAAGGTTTCAATATTGCGATCCGGGAGCATTACGAGGAGGGGCTTCCGATGCTGAAAGTGATCCCGCAGGATTTGAGCCGTGCGGTATTGAATGTCATGAATAACGCTTGCTATGCGGTCTATAGTAAATCCAAGCTCTCGCCGATCGGGTATGAGCCGGTTATATCCGTGGATCTACGGAAGGAGGGAGATTCTTTAAGATTAAGTATCGAGGATAATGGTATCGGTATGCCGGAGAATATCCGGGAGCAGATATTCTCCGCGTTTTTTACCACGAAACCGGTGGGAGAGGGAACTGGCTTGGGGCTATCTATCACTCGATCCATTATAGAGGAGAAGCATGACGGGAAGATAGAGGTGGAATCGAAAGAGGGTGAGTTTACCCGTTTCATATTCCTTATTCCATTAACGAAATAA
- a CDS encoding PP2C family protein-serine/threonine phosphatase yields the protein MAIKILSVDDEQDLEALLTQYFRRKIRKGEYEFSFAHNGLEALRMMLDHPDFDIILSDINMPEMDGLTLLTKINEMRNPALKCIIVSAYGDMENIRTAMNHGAFDFATKPIDMEDLERTIEKAVEQISFIKEAQKEHHQLEEIQYDLNVAREIQQSILPKQFPPFPQYKQFDLYATMSAAKAVGGDFYDFFLVDDNHLGFTIADVSDKGIPAAIFMAISRTVIRATALRQLSPAVCMKESNDLLCRESVNGMFVTTFYAILNIHTGDVVYCNGGHNRPVWIRKNDKVSLLPMTGGMALGVVPGLAYKEQSLKLEAGDSLFLYTDGISEAMNLRNEQYGDIRLVEACSSVKNQSPKSMIEGISESVQSFVNGATQSDDITMLALTYKG from the coding sequence ATGGCGATCAAGATATTAAGCGTAGACGACGAACAGGATCTGGAAGCGTTGCTAACCCAATATTTCCGTCGGAAGATCCGTAAGGGAGAGTATGAGTTCTCCTTTGCCCATAATGGTTTGGAGGCGTTGAGGATGATGTTGGACCATCCGGACTTTGATATCATATTGAGCGATATCAATATGCCGGAGATGGATGGCTTGACATTGCTGACGAAGATTAACGAGATGCGTAACCCGGCCTTGAAATGTATCATCGTATCGGCTTATGGGGATATGGAGAATATTCGTACCGCCATGAACCATGGTGCTTTCGACTTCGCTACCAAGCCGATCGATATGGAGGATCTGGAACGTACGATCGAGAAGGCGGTCGAGCAGATTTCTTTTATCAAGGAGGCCCAAAAGGAACATCATCAGCTAGAGGAGATACAATACGACTTGAACGTGGCACGTGAGATACAGCAATCGATCTTGCCGAAGCAGTTCCCTCCGTTCCCGCAATATAAGCAATTCGATCTCTACGCGACCATGAGCGCGGCGAAGGCCGTGGGGGGTGATTTCTATGATTTCTTCTTGGTGGACGATAATCATCTGGGTTTTACGATCGCTGACGTGTCGGATAAGGGGATTCCCGCCGCTATTTTCATGGCGATCAGCCGTACGGTGATCCGTGCTACGGCGCTTAGGCAGCTTTCCCCGGCGGTCTGCATGAAGGAATCGAATGATCTATTGTGCCGTGAGAGTGTCAATGGGATGTTTGTCACTACTTTTTATGCGATCTTGAATATCCATACGGGCGACGTGGTTTATTGCAATGGGGGGCATAATCGTCCGGTTTGGATTCGTAAGAACGATAAGGTATCTCTTTTGCCGATGACTGGTGGGATGGCCTTGGGAGTCGTGCCGGGATTAGCTTATAAAGAACAATCCTTGAAACTGGAAGCGGGAGACAGCTTGTTCCTCTATACGGATGGAATCAGTGAGGCGATGAACCTGCGGAATGAGCAATATGGAGATATCCGTTTGGTAGAGGCTTGTAGCTCCGTGAAGAACCAATCCCCCAAATCCATGATCGAAGGTATATCCGAATCCGTCCAATCATTCGTGAACGGCGCTACGCAGAGCGATGATATTACGATGTTGGCGCTGACTTATAAAGGATAA
- a CDS encoding tetratricopeptide repeat protein, translating to MEEIKRLISENKLEEAIRLLDAYLTEQPRSDEAWFLLGKAHYKLGNVRLALNSYLQAIEINPESPAQAAYDMAIKVLDFYNKDMYNH from the coding sequence ATGGAAGAGATAAAGCGACTTATTTCAGAGAATAAACTAGAAGAAGCGATCCGGCTCTTGGACGCTTACCTCACGGAGCAACCGAGATCCGACGAGGCTTGGTTTCTCCTCGGAAAAGCTCATTATAAACTAGGCAACGTACGCCTAGCCCTCAACAGCTACCTGCAAGCGATAGAGATCAATCCGGAAAGCCCGGCACAAGCGGCCTACGATATGGCGATCAAGGTGCTGGATTTTTATAATAAGGATATGTACAACCATTAA
- the topA gene encoding type I DNA topoisomerase — MQKNLVIVESPAKAKTIEKFLGKDYKVMSSYGHIRDLKTKDFSIDLEHNYAPEYVIPSDKKKLVTELKNEAKKAEQVWLASDEDREGEAISWHLYEVLGLKPENTKRIVFHEITKNAILHAIETPRDINIDLVNAQQARRILDRIVGFELSPILWRKVKPALSAGRVQSVAVRLIVEREREINEFVSEAAYRVIASFILPDGTTILKAELNRRLKDKEEVEAFLESCKDASFTIDDISKKPVRKTPAPPFTTSTLQQEAARKLGYSVSQTMMIAQRLYESGLITYMRTDSVNLSDLALGTAKEAILDTYGEKYYKFRQYHTKSKGAQEAHEAIRPTYISNDEISGTAQEKRLYELIRKRTIACQMADAELERTTISVGIGGKKEKFVATGEVITFDGFLQVYRESFDDENEKEQENGLLPPVTLNEVLSMKDIVATERFTQRPPRYTEASLVRRLEELGIGRPSTYAPTIQTIQNREYVVKGDKEGTERTYNIITLDRHTIKEVQKTEIVGADRNKLMPTDIGTVVNDFLMEYFPGVMDYNFTASVEKEFDAVAEGEMVWTDAIDKFYKLFHPIVEEAASVRTEHKVGERELGIDPKSGKPVFVKIGRYGPVVQIGQAHPEDKEAPKPQFATLMKGQSIETITLEEALKLFDLPRTIGEYEGKVMVAAVGRFGPFIRHDGKFVSIPKGLNPLSITAEEAIELIEAKKQKDEQRFIKKFDEDPEMEILNGRFGPYISYKKKNYRIPKTIEKPENLTLEECQKIIAEAGEKPAATKKRTTRKKA, encoded by the coding sequence ATGCAAAAGAATTTGGTAATAGTGGAGTCACCCGCCAAGGCAAAAACCATCGAGAAGTTCCTCGGAAAGGACTATAAGGTTATGTCTAGCTATGGTCATATCCGCGACTTGAAAACGAAAGATTTCAGTATAGACCTCGAACACAATTATGCCCCGGAATACGTGATTCCCTCTGATAAGAAGAAACTCGTGACCGAATTGAAGAACGAAGCCAAGAAAGCCGAGCAGGTTTGGTTGGCTTCCGATGAGGACCGGGAGGGAGAGGCCATCTCTTGGCATTTATATGAGGTATTAGGATTGAAACCTGAGAATACGAAACGTATCGTTTTTCATGAAATTACCAAGAACGCTATATTACATGCGATCGAGACGCCGAGAGATATCAATATCGATTTGGTGAACGCGCAGCAAGCCCGTCGTATCTTAGACCGTATCGTGGGTTTCGAGCTATCCCCCATTCTTTGGCGTAAGGTGAAGCCGGCTTTATCCGCGGGGCGCGTGCAATCGGTTGCCGTACGTCTGATCGTAGAGCGGGAGCGAGAGATCAACGAGTTTGTCTCGGAGGCCGCCTACCGTGTGATCGCTAGCTTTATCTTGCCGGATGGTACGACAATCCTCAAGGCGGAGCTGAACCGTCGTTTGAAAGATAAGGAAGAGGTGGAGGCATTCCTTGAATCTTGCAAGGACGCTTCTTTCACGATCGATGATATCTCGAAAAAGCCGGTGCGTAAAACACCAGCCCCTCCTTTTACGACATCTACCTTGCAGCAGGAGGCCGCCCGTAAGTTGGGTTATTCGGTCTCGCAGACCATGATGATCGCCCAACGCCTGTATGAGTCCGGATTGATCACGTATATGCGTACTGACTCCGTGAACTTAAGTGATTTGGCTTTGGGGACGGCAAAAGAGGCTATCTTGGATACCTACGGTGAGAAATATTATAAATTCCGTCAATATCATACCAAGAGCAAGGGAGCGCAAGAAGCGCACGAGGCGATTCGTCCGACCTATATCAGCAATGATGAGATAAGCGGGACCGCTCAGGAAAAGAGATTATACGAATTGATCCGCAAACGTACGATCGCTTGCCAGATGGCGGACGCCGAGTTGGAGCGTACGACGATCTCCGTAGGCATCGGCGGCAAGAAAGAGAAGTTCGTGGCTACCGGTGAGGTCATTACTTTTGACGGTTTCCTTCAGGTGTACCGCGAGAGTTTTGATGACGAGAATGAGAAGGAACAGGAAAACGGCCTTCTTCCTCCGGTTACCTTGAACGAGGTATTGAGTATGAAGGATATCGTCGCTACCGAACGTTTCACGCAACGTCCTCCCCGCTATACGGAAGCAAGTTTGGTTCGCCGTTTGGAGGAATTGGGAATCGGTCGTCCTTCTACCTATGCTCCTACGATCCAGACGATCCAGAATCGAGAGTATGTTGTGAAAGGGGATAAGGAAGGAACGGAGCGTACTTATAATATCATAACCTTGGACCGGCATACGATCAAGGAAGTCCAAAAGACGGAGATCGTAGGAGCGGACCGGAATAAGTTGATGCCAACCGATATCGGTACGGTCGTGAATGATTTCTTGATGGAGTATTTCCCGGGCGTTATGGATTATAACTTCACGGCGAGCGTAGAGAAGGAATTCGATGCCGTAGCGGAAGGCGAGATGGTATGGACGGACGCTATCGATAAATTCTATAAACTATTCCATCCGATCGTGGAAGAGGCAGCCTCTGTCCGTACGGAGCATAAAGTGGGTGAGCGTGAATTGGGTATCGATCCGAAGAGCGGCAAACCTGTTTTCGTGAAGATCGGTCGTTATGGCCCAGTCGTACAGATCGGGCAGGCGCACCCAGAGGATAAAGAGGCTCCTAAACCTCAGTTCGCAACCTTGATGAAGGGGCAATCTATCGAGACGATTACTTTGGAAGAAGCCTTGAAATTGTTTGATCTACCCCGTACGATTGGTGAATATGAAGGTAAGGTCATGGTTGCCGCTGTCGGACGTTTTGGCCCGTTTATCCGTCATGACGGAAAGTTCGTATCCATACCGAAGGGCTTGAATCCTTTGTCGATAACAGCCGAGGAAGCTATCGAGTTGATCGAGGCAAAAAAACAAAAAGATGAGCAACGATTTATCAAGAAGTTCGATGAGGATCCGGAAATGGAGATCTTGAATGGTCGCTTCGGCCCTTATATCTCTTATAAGAAAAAGAATTACAGAATCCCTAAGACGATAGAGAAACCAGAGAACTTGACCTTGGAGGAATGCCAGAAGATAATCGCCGAGGCGGGAGAAAAACCTGCTGCGACGAAGAAACGTACGACACGGAAAAAGGCTTGA
- a CDS encoding VIT1/CCC1 transporter family protein — translation MNINEKTRKALLRFQQNEITESLLYTQLAAIEKDPSNKEVLLQIANDEKGHYTILKKYTGQEISPNKLRVTKYYWLARILGITFAIKLMEGSEESAKNDYASYDEYPDLQQIARDEDEHEQRLIALINEERLEYMGSVVLGLNDALVEFTGALAGFTLALSDSRLIALTGSITGIAAALSMASSEYLSTKSENGNENGKHPVKASIYTGIAYIFTVVALVAPFIFISNVLMALGLMLIIALSIIALFNYYYSIARSESFRKRFTEMAVLSFSVAALSFLIGYALKEFTGIDV, via the coding sequence ATGAACATAAACGAGAAAACAAGAAAGGCTCTCCTTCGATTTCAACAAAATGAAATCACGGAGAGCCTTCTCTATACGCAACTCGCCGCTATCGAGAAAGATCCAAGCAACAAGGAAGTATTACTACAGATAGCGAATGACGAGAAAGGACATTATACGATCCTGAAAAAGTATACGGGGCAAGAGATCTCCCCGAATAAATTACGTGTCACCAAATACTACTGGTTGGCACGTATCTTGGGGATTACTTTCGCCATTAAGCTAATGGAAGGTAGCGAGGAAAGCGCCAAGAATGATTACGCCTCTTATGATGAGTATCCGGATTTGCAACAAATCGCACGTGACGAGGATGAGCATGAGCAGAGGTTGATCGCCTTGATCAATGAGGAACGGTTGGAATATATGGGTTCTGTCGTACTGGGGCTAAATGACGCTTTGGTAGAATTTACAGGTGCTTTAGCAGGCTTTACCCTTGCCTTGAGCGACTCTAGATTAATAGCGTTGACCGGAAGCATCACTGGAATAGCCGCCGCATTATCCATGGCTTCCTCCGAATATCTATCTACCAAGTCCGAGAATGGAAATGAAAACGGGAAACATCCTGTTAAGGCATCGATCTATACGGGAATAGCTTATATCTTTACGGTAGTCGCCTTGGTCGCTCCATTTATCTTTATATCAAACGTATTAATGGCTTTAGGGCTTATGCTCATCATAGCGTTGAGTATCATCGCCCTTTTCAACTATTATTATTCCATAGCGAGAAGCGAGAGTTTCCGGAAGCGTTTTACCGAGATGGCAGTACTTAGTTTTAGCGTGGCCGCATTAAGCTTCTTGATCGGATATGCGTTAAAAGAATTTACGGGCATCGATGTCTAA